In Streptomyces violaceusniger Tu 4113, one DNA window encodes the following:
- a CDS encoding ATP-binding protein: MDSDHESDDRPPRRPPVPSRDPYVYTLQSSRHATSPKVCRDFVACVLNSVGQEELVDTATLCTSELATNAFLHAEGDSLMLRVVIEPPRFRVLVYDASAELPTGARLPEGDRLRGRGLGLVAALADAWGTAEGDTVGTYAKGVWFELAGKAEGDED, from the coding sequence ATGGATTCCGATCACGAGTCCGACGACCGTCCCCCACGCCGCCCGCCCGTTCCCTCGAGGGACCCGTACGTCTACACCCTCCAGAGCAGCCGCCACGCGACCTCCCCCAAGGTCTGCCGGGACTTCGTGGCCTGCGTTCTGAACTCCGTGGGGCAGGAGGAACTGGTCGACACGGCGACGCTGTGCACCTCGGAGCTGGCGACCAACGCGTTTCTGCACGCCGAGGGCGACTCCCTGATGCTGCGTGTGGTGATCGAGCCGCCGCGCTTCCGCGTCCTGGTCTACGACGCCTCCGCCGAACTCCCCACCGGGGCACGCCTGCCCGAGGGCGATCGTCTCCGCGGCCGCGGCCTCGGACTGGTGGCGGCCCTGGCCGACGCGTGGGGGACGGCGGAGGGGGACACGGTCGGGACGTACGCGAAGGGGGTCTGGTTCGAACTCGCGGGCAAGGCGGAGGGCGACGAGGATTAA
- a CDS encoding acyltransferase — MTASATESGAKRTFTVRAGEASGDRLRLSVYDMLIGPIYTPRAFFYRETLDGEALRASLTRTLRNFPILSGRMKRDSDGGLSVLCDDGGVRFVEAYASEPMPDYGPRHTAKKGLERHLSHAMPFWVVDHDTPLFTVKLTHMKGGGSILGLTMNHAVADGSSYMSFLESWVNEHRGLGYAKPSHDRGVIDTLGALATGDTRTGGAHLTVTGRGQKAAFIGRTVMGSLGNVTTVTTRFTATELATMKDTAMADLAGTERWVSTNDALTAHLWKVLGELRDRPDASEERLGLIADFRSSAGEAVPDDYWGNAVTNTRPGMTAAELRSRPLGEVAAAVRAGHAMNTEERIREETAFLCAERDAGRFKRVMTTMALDAFDGTIAINNWSKLPFYRIDFGQGAPFWYDFTSTPIPSTVHIAPTPADQNGARDVHMALPRTQVRALREPSWASRFHRYAESGETFPLTFMDSKAKR; from the coding sequence ATGACGGCATCCGCCACCGAGAGCGGCGCCAAGCGAACGTTCACCGTGCGCGCCGGAGAAGCGAGCGGTGACCGCCTACGGCTGAGCGTCTACGACATGCTCATCGGTCCGATCTATACACCGCGTGCCTTTTTCTATCGGGAGACGCTCGACGGCGAGGCGCTCCGCGCCTCCCTCACCAGGACATTGCGCAACTTCCCGATCCTTTCCGGCCGCATGAAGAGGGATTCCGACGGCGGTCTCAGTGTGCTCTGCGACGATGGCGGTGTGCGCTTCGTCGAGGCATACGCATCCGAGCCCATGCCGGACTACGGGCCTCGGCATACGGCGAAAAAGGGGCTGGAGCGCCATCTCAGTCACGCCATGCCGTTCTGGGTGGTTGACCACGATACGCCGCTTTTCACGGTGAAACTCACCCATATGAAGGGCGGGGGCTCCATCCTGGGCCTCACGATGAACCACGCCGTGGCCGACGGGTCCAGCTATATGAGCTTCCTGGAGAGCTGGGTGAACGAGCACCGGGGCCTCGGATACGCCAAACCCAGCCACGACCGCGGCGTCATCGACACGCTCGGCGCCTTGGCCACAGGTGACACCCGTACGGGCGGCGCCCATCTCACGGTCACCGGGCGAGGCCAGAAGGCCGCCTTCATCGGCCGCACCGTGATGGGCAGCCTCGGCAATGTGACGACGGTGACCACCCGCTTCACTGCCACCGAACTGGCCACCATGAAGGACACCGCGATGGCCGACCTCGCGGGCACGGAGCGGTGGGTGTCGACCAATGACGCGCTGACCGCCCATCTGTGGAAAGTGCTCGGCGAATTGCGTGACCGCCCCGACGCGAGCGAGGAAAGGCTCGGCCTCATCGCCGACTTCCGTTCGTCCGCCGGCGAAGCCGTACCGGATGACTACTGGGGCAACGCCGTCACCAACACCCGGCCCGGAATGACCGCGGCCGAACTGCGCTCCCGTCCTCTCGGCGAGGTCGCCGCGGCGGTCCGCGCGGGCCATGCCATGAACACGGAGGAGAGGATCCGCGAGGAAACGGCATTCCTCTGCGCCGAACGCGATGCGGGACGCTTCAAGCGCGTCATGACCACCATGGCCCTGGACGCGTTCGACGGCACCATCGCGATCAACAACTGGTCGAAACTCCCCTTCTACCGCATCGATTTCGGCCAGGGCGCCCCCTTCTGGTACGACTTCACCTCGACCCCCATTCCCTCGACCGTGCACATAGCGCCGACCCCTGCCGACCAGAACGGCGCCCGCGATGTGCACATGGCCCTGCCCCGCACCCAGGTCCGAGCCCTTCGGGAGCCGTCCTGGGCGAGCCGGTTCCACCGTTACGCGGAGTCCGGCGAGACATTTCCGCTGACTTTCATGGACTCCAAAGCCAAGCGGTGA
- a CDS encoding class I SAM-dependent methyltransferase, which produces MGHVDVDAFDSLLGDEGQALLSGLRDYDPAKELATATRLRRDHPPALVSAALTQATLRQRAVAKFGPEDAHRMYFTPNGVEQSTRTSVAAYRAARFAEFGVRRMADLCCGIGGDAIALARTGISVLAVDRDPLTCAVARANAQALGLAELIEIRCADVTDIDTRPFDAVFVDPARRGGRGRVFDPEAYSPPLSWAIEAARTTPRAALKIAPGVPHEAVPEDAEAEWISDHGQVKEAVLWFGTARPGLRRATLLPSAHSLIGTPHLPAPEPGPVGRWLYEPDGAVIRAHLVADVAARVGGRLIDPTIAYITTDELRPTPFATAYEITDVLPFNLKRLKALLREREVGIATIKKRGSAVEPEQLRKKLRLEGGNACTIVLTRSKGSPTMLLGHPA; this is translated from the coding sequence ATGGGCCATGTGGACGTTGACGCCTTCGACTCACTGCTCGGCGACGAGGGGCAGGCGCTGCTCTCCGGGCTCCGCGACTACGACCCGGCGAAGGAGCTCGCCACCGCGACGCGGCTGCGCCGGGACCACCCCCCGGCGCTGGTCTCGGCGGCCCTGACCCAGGCCACGCTGCGGCAGCGGGCGGTGGCCAAATTCGGCCCCGAGGACGCGCACCGCATGTACTTCACGCCGAACGGCGTCGAGCAGTCCACCCGCACCTCCGTCGCGGCGTACCGCGCCGCCCGCTTCGCGGAGTTCGGCGTCCGCCGCATGGCCGATCTGTGCTGCGGCATCGGCGGCGACGCGATCGCGCTCGCCCGTACCGGGATCTCCGTACTCGCCGTCGATCGCGACCCGCTGACCTGCGCCGTCGCCCGCGCCAACGCCCAGGCGCTCGGCCTGGCCGAGCTCATCGAGATCCGCTGCGCCGATGTCACCGACATCGACACCCGGCCCTTCGACGCGGTCTTCGTCGACCCGGCCCGGCGCGGCGGCCGGGGCCGCGTCTTCGACCCCGAGGCGTACTCCCCGCCCCTCTCCTGGGCCATCGAGGCCGCCCGCACCACCCCGCGCGCCGCCCTCAAGATCGCCCCCGGCGTGCCGCACGAGGCGGTCCCCGAGGACGCGGAGGCCGAGTGGATCTCGGACCACGGCCAGGTGAAGGAGGCCGTCCTGTGGTTCGGCACCGCCCGCCCCGGGCTGCGCCGCGCCACCCTTCTGCCGAGCGCCCACTCCCTCATCGGCACCCCGCACCTCCCCGCCCCCGAGCCCGGCCCGGTCGGCCGCTGGCTCTACGAGCCGGACGGGGCCGTCATCCGCGCCCATCTCGTCGCCGATGTCGCGGCCCGCGTCGGCGGCCGGCTGATCGACCCGACGATCGCCTACATCACGACGGACGAGCTGCGCCCGACGCCGTTCGCCACCGCGTACGAGATCACGGATGTGCTGCCGTTCAACCTGAAGAGGCTCAAGGCGCTGCTGCGGGAGCGGGAGGTCGGCATCGCGACCATCAAGAAGCGCGGTTCGGCGGTCGAGCCGGAGCAGCTCCGCAAGAAGCTCCGGCTCGAGGGCGGGAACGCCTGCACCATCGTGCTGACGCGCTCGAAGGGCTCCCCCACGATGCTCCTGGGGCACCCGGCTTAG
- a CDS encoding polysaccharide deacetylase family protein, translating to MRASGPKITYVMMIKTGFPRCLVLVGAAAVLTACGSLGAATEPHTGSRHGAPMPPASLASRLDDPPSSSQPPSGREPERRPPALSGPVYEGYEGEARDGAFPDGPSGSGDASASASPPAAGPSGTGSALPHSAPMGASDAYRRWGLDRPLERPPAPPAVKPALGRSGPQQWGLPPIVRQVPTDQRVVFVTIDDGIEKDPRFVEQARELGLPFTGFLTDNVIGDHYDYFDRLRRLGNPMENHTLTHPSLAGMAYDDQVREICGQRDNLWDHFGQAPRLFRPPFGEYDETTLRAAGFCGARTVVLWRAEMETHGLAYRSGDHLLPGDIILAHFRGPEQLEGQSMTDWITGLVRAIQAQGFTIGRLEDYV from the coding sequence ATGCGCGCCTCTGGACCGAAGATCACTTATGTGATGATGATCAAGACTGGATTTCCTCGCTGTCTGGTTCTCGTCGGCGCGGCAGCCGTGCTCACGGCCTGCGGATCCCTCGGCGCCGCCACCGAGCCGCACACCGGCTCCCGTCATGGTGCTCCCATGCCGCCGGCCTCCCTCGCCTCCCGGCTGGACGACCCGCCGTCGTCCTCGCAGCCGCCGTCCGGACGGGAGCCGGAGCGGCGGCCACCGGCGTTGTCCGGGCCGGTGTACGAGGGGTACGAGGGCGAGGCCCGGGACGGCGCGTTCCCGGACGGGCCGTCGGGCTCCGGTGACGCCTCGGCGTCCGCCTCCCCGCCGGCCGCGGGGCCGTCCGGCACGGGCTCCGCACTGCCGCACTCGGCCCCGATGGGCGCCTCCGACGCCTACCGCCGCTGGGGGCTGGACCGGCCGCTGGAGCGGCCTCCGGCCCCGCCCGCCGTCAAGCCCGCGCTCGGGCGGTCGGGGCCGCAGCAGTGGGGGCTGCCGCCGATCGTGCGGCAGGTGCCGACCGACCAGCGGGTGGTCTTCGTGACGATCGACGACGGGATCGAGAAGGATCCGCGCTTCGTGGAGCAGGCTCGCGAGCTCGGGCTGCCGTTCACCGGGTTCCTTACCGACAACGTGATCGGGGACCACTACGACTACTTCGACCGGCTACGCCGGCTCGGCAACCCCATGGAGAACCACACCCTCACCCATCCCAGCCTGGCCGGTATGGCCTATGACGACCAGGTGCGGGAGATCTGCGGCCAGCGGGACAACCTGTGGGACCACTTCGGTCAAGCCCCGCGCCTCTTCCGTCCCCCTTTCGGGGAGTACGACGAGACGACGCTGCGGGCGGCGGGCTTCTGCGGGGCGCGGACGGTGGTGCTGTGGCGCGCCGAGATGGAGACCCACGGGCTGGCCTACCGCTCCGGCGACCATCTGCTGCCGGGGGACATCATCCTCGCGCACTTCCGGGGGCCGGAGCAGTTGGAGGGGCAGTCGATGACCGACTGGATCACAGGGCTGGTGCGGGCGATCCAGGCCCAGGGGTTCACGATCGGGCGGCTGGAGGACTATGTGTGA
- the groES gene encoding co-chaperone GroES gives MTTTSSKVAIKPLEDRIVVQPLDAEQTTASGLVIPDTAKEKPQEGVVLAVGPGRFEDGKRLPLDVSVGDVVLYSKYGGTEVKYSGEEYLVLSARDVLAIVEK, from the coding sequence GTGACGACCACCAGCTCCAAGGTTGCCATCAAGCCGCTCGAGGACCGCATTGTGGTCCAGCCGCTCGACGCCGAGCAGACCACGGCCTCAGGCCTGGTCATTCCGGACACCGCCAAGGAAAAGCCCCAGGAGGGCGTCGTCCTGGCCGTGGGCCCGGGCCGCTTCGAGGACGGCAAGCGCCTTCCGCTCGACGTCTCCGTCGGTGACGTCGTGCTCTACAGCAAGTACGGCGGCACCGAGGTGAAGTACAGCGGCGAGGAGTACCTCGTCCTCTCGGCTCGCGACGTCCTCGCGATCGTCGAGAAGTAA
- the groL gene encoding chaperonin GroEL (60 kDa chaperone family; promotes refolding of misfolded polypeptides especially under stressful conditions; forms two stacked rings of heptamers to form a barrel-shaped 14mer; ends can be capped by GroES; misfolded proteins enter the barrel where they are refolded when GroES binds): MAKILKFDEDARRALERGVNKLADTVKVTIGPRGRNVVIDKKFGAPTITNDGVTIAREVEVEDPYENLGAQLVKEVATKTNDIAGDGTTTATVLAQALVREGLKNVAAGASPAALKKGIDAAVKAVSDDLLATARPIDEKSDIAAVAALSAQDKQVGELIAEAMDKVGKDGVITVEESNTFGLELDFTEGMAFDKGYLSPYMVTDQERMEAVLEDPYILIHQGKIASIQDLLPLLEKIIQANASKPLLIIAEDVEGEALSTLVVNKIRGTFNAVAVKAPGFGDRRKAMLGDIAALTGGTVIAEEVGLKLDQVGLDVLGTARRVTVTKDDTTIVDGGGKADEVAGRINQIKAEIEATDSDWDREKLQERLAKLAGGVCVIRVGAATEVELKEKKHRLEDAISATRAAVEEGIVSGGGSALVHAAKVLENSLGLEGDEATGVAVVRRAAVEPLRWIAENAGLEGYVITSKVAELQKGHGYNAATEEYGDLVKAGVIDPVKVTRSALENAASIASLLLTTETLVVEKPAEEEAGAGGHGHGHSH, translated from the coding sequence ATGGCGAAGATCCTGAAGTTCGATGAGGACGCCCGTCGCGCCCTCGAGCGCGGCGTCAACAAGCTTGCGGACACCGTCAAGGTGACGATCGGCCCCCGTGGTCGCAACGTCGTCATCGACAAGAAGTTCGGTGCTCCGACCATCACCAACGACGGTGTCACGATCGCCCGCGAGGTCGAGGTCGAGGACCCGTACGAGAACCTGGGCGCCCAGCTCGTCAAGGAGGTGGCGACCAAGACCAACGACATCGCGGGTGACGGCACCACCACCGCGACCGTGCTGGCCCAGGCCCTGGTCCGCGAGGGCCTGAAGAACGTGGCCGCCGGCGCCTCCCCGGCCGCCCTCAAGAAGGGCATCGACGCGGCGGTCAAGGCCGTCTCGGACGACCTGCTGGCCACCGCCCGCCCCATCGACGAGAAGTCCGACATCGCCGCCGTGGCCGCGCTGTCCGCGCAGGACAAGCAGGTCGGCGAGCTGATCGCCGAGGCGATGGACAAGGTCGGCAAGGACGGTGTCATCACCGTCGAGGAGTCCAACACCTTCGGTCTGGAGCTCGACTTCACCGAGGGCATGGCCTTCGACAAGGGCTACCTCTCGCCGTACATGGTCACCGACCAGGAGCGGATGGAGGCCGTCCTCGAGGACCCGTACATCCTGATCCACCAGGGCAAGATCGCCTCGATCCAGGACCTGCTGCCGCTCCTGGAGAAGATCATCCAGGCCAACGCCAGCAAGCCGCTGCTGATCATCGCCGAGGACGTGGAGGGCGAGGCCCTCTCGACCCTCGTCGTCAACAAGATCCGCGGCACCTTCAACGCCGTCGCGGTGAAGGCCCCGGGCTTCGGTGACCGCCGTAAGGCCATGCTCGGCGACATCGCCGCCCTTACGGGCGGCACCGTCATCGCCGAAGAGGTCGGCCTCAAGCTGGACCAGGTCGGCCTGGACGTGCTGGGCACCGCCCGCCGCGTGACCGTCACCAAGGACGACACCACGATCGTCGACGGTGGCGGCAAGGCGGACGAGGTCGCCGGCCGCATCAACCAGATCAAGGCCGAGATCGAGGCCACGGACTCCGACTGGGACCGCGAGAAGCTGCAGGAGCGGCTCGCGAAGCTGGCCGGCGGCGTGTGCGTGATCCGCGTGGGCGCGGCCACCGAGGTCGAGCTCAAGGAGAAGAAGCACCGCCTGGAGGACGCCATCTCCGCGACCCGCGCCGCGGTCGAGGAGGGCATCGTCTCCGGTGGTGGCTCCGCGCTGGTCCACGCCGCGAAGGTGCTGGAGAACAGCCTGGGCCTGGAGGGCGACGAGGCCACCGGTGTCGCGGTCGTCCGCCGCGCCGCGGTCGAGCCGCTGCGCTGGATCGCCGAGAACGCCGGTCTCGAGGGCTACGTCATCACCTCGAAGGTCGCCGAGCTCCAGAAGGGCCACGGCTACAACGCGGCCACCGAGGAGTACGGCGACCTGGTGAAGGCCGGCGTCATCGACCCGGTCAAGGTCACCCGCTCCGCGCTGGAGAACGCGGCGTCGATCGCCTCGCTGCTGCTCACCACCGAGACGCTGGTGGTGGAGAAGCCGGCCGAGGAAGAGGCTGGCGCCGGGGGCCACGGCCACGGTCACTCGCACTGA
- a CDS encoding SDR family NAD(P)-dependent oxidoreductase — protein MTTALITGTTAGIGAAFAGRLAADGHNLVLVARDEKRLREQAADLHDRHGVEADVLVADLSEDDGIAAVEDRLRDRTHPVDLLVNNAGFGNRDRYLEVPITDELRMLKLHCEAVLRLTSAGAETMRSRGRGGVINVASIAAFFPRGTYGASKAWVVQFTQGAAKDLASAGVRLMALCPGFVRTEFHARAGIRRESVPSWMWLDADRLVTAALKDFARGKSLSIPDPRYKAMTSLAKLAPRSAISTLSSKVGRPPAKA, from the coding sequence ATGACGACTGCATTGATTACCGGAACCACCGCGGGCATCGGGGCCGCCTTCGCGGGCCGGCTCGCCGCCGACGGGCACAATCTGGTGCTCGTCGCACGCGACGAGAAGCGGCTGCGGGAGCAGGCGGCGGATCTGCACGACCGGCACGGCGTGGAGGCCGACGTGCTGGTGGCGGATCTGTCCGAGGATGACGGAATCGCTGCGGTCGAGGACCGGCTCCGGGACCGCACCCACCCGGTCGATCTGCTCGTCAACAACGCCGGTTTCGGTAACCGCGACCGCTATCTGGAGGTGCCGATCACCGATGAGCTGCGGATGCTGAAGCTGCATTGCGAGGCGGTGCTGCGGCTGACCAGCGCGGGCGCCGAAACGATGCGCAGCCGCGGCCGCGGCGGAGTGATCAACGTGGCCTCGATCGCGGCCTTCTTCCCGCGCGGCACCTACGGGGCGAGCAAGGCGTGGGTCGTGCAGTTCACACAGGGCGCGGCGAAGGACCTGGCGAGCGCGGGCGTACGGCTGATGGCGCTGTGCCCGGGGTTCGTCCGTACGGAGTTCCACGCGCGAGCGGGAATCAGGCGGGAGAGTGTGCCGAGCTGGATGTGGCTGGACGCGGACCGACTGGTCACGGCGGCCCTGAAGGACTTCGCCCGAGGCAAGTCGCTGTCCATCCCGGACCCGCGCTACAAGGCGATGACAAGCCTGGCCAAACTGGCCCCACGCTCGGCCATCTCCACCCTCTCCTCCAAGGTCGGCCGCCCCCCGGCCAAGGCATGA
- a CDS encoding MOSC domain-containing protein: MLQTPAVLTVNLGRATPTDYTDWPTGTGIDKRPVERPVRVAAPGPKGQGAGGLSGDTVCDTRHHGGDDQAVYAYAREDLDVWQQELGRELANGVFGENLTTSGIDVSGALIGERWRVGSELLLEVTSPRIPCRTFAGWLGERGWVKRFTQAAVPGAYLRVLEPGEIRSGDPVEIVHRPDHEVTVAFLFRAETTERELLPRVLVAGDALHPEAREAALKYRSR, from the coding sequence ATGCTGCAAACTCCAGCCGTTCTCACGGTGAATCTGGGCCGCGCGACGCCGACCGATTACACCGACTGGCCCACCGGCACCGGTATCGACAAGCGGCCCGTCGAGCGCCCGGTACGGGTCGCGGCCCCGGGGCCGAAGGGCCAGGGCGCCGGCGGTCTGTCCGGTGACACGGTCTGCGACACCCGCCACCACGGCGGCGACGACCAGGCCGTCTACGCCTACGCCCGGGAGGACCTCGACGTCTGGCAACAGGAGCTGGGCCGCGAGCTGGCCAACGGCGTCTTCGGCGAGAACCTCACCACCAGCGGCATCGACGTCAGCGGCGCCCTCATCGGCGAGCGCTGGCGGGTGGGGAGCGAGCTGCTGCTGGAGGTGACGTCACCGCGCATCCCCTGCCGTACGTTCGCGGGGTGGCTGGGCGAGCGGGGATGGGTCAAGCGGTTCACCCAGGCCGCCGTCCCCGGGGCGTATCTGCGAGTGCTCGAACCCGGCGAGATCCGCTCGGGTGACCCCGTCGAGATCGTGCACCGGCCCGACCACGAGGTGACGGTCGCCTTCCTCTTCCGCGCCGAGACCACGGAGCGGGAGCTGCTGCCGAGGGTGCTGGTGGCGGGCGACGCACTGCATCCGGAGGCGCGGGAGGCCGCCCTCAAGTACCGGTCCCGCTGA
- a CDS encoding LysR family transcriptional regulator — MIEARHLRVLRAVAATGSFSAAARELGCTQPAVSQQMKALEGAAGTPLLIRSGREMRLTEAGRALVRHATGILAGLTAAEEEVAAIAGLRAGRVRLVSFPSGSSTLVPMALAEMRAAHPGTRVSLVEAEPPGSVEMLRSGDCEIALAFRYPQMSEEASGEWDDLVLRPLLNDRLVGVVPEGHKLAGAGAVGIAELAGEPWIAGCPRCRGHLVEVCESEGFTPRIDFATDDYPTVIGLVGAGLGVAVLPELALESVRAKGATTLEVEPAVRREVVALTLPDLARVPAVAATLDRLEQAARR, encoded by the coding sequence ATGATCGAGGCCCGCCATCTCAGGGTGCTGCGCGCGGTGGCCGCCACCGGTTCCTTCTCCGCCGCCGCCCGTGAGCTGGGCTGCACCCAGCCCGCCGTCAGCCAGCAGATGAAGGCCCTGGAGGGCGCCGCGGGCACTCCGTTGCTGATCCGCAGCGGGCGGGAGATGCGGCTGACCGAGGCGGGCCGGGCGCTGGTGCGGCATGCCACCGGGATCCTGGCCGGGCTGACCGCCGCCGAGGAGGAGGTCGCGGCGATCGCCGGGCTGCGGGCGGGCCGGGTGCGGCTGGTGTCCTTCCCCAGCGGCAGCTCGACCCTGGTGCCCATGGCGCTCGCCGAGATGCGCGCGGCGCATCCGGGGACCCGGGTCTCGCTGGTGGAGGCCGAGCCGCCGGGCTCGGTGGAGATGCTGCGCTCGGGCGACTGCGAGATCGCGCTGGCCTTCCGGTATCCGCAGATGAGCGAGGAGGCTTCGGGTGAGTGGGACGATCTGGTCCTGCGGCCGCTGCTGAACGACCGGCTGGTGGGCGTGGTGCCGGAGGGGCACAAGCTCGCGGGCGCCGGGGCGGTGGGGATCGCCGAGCTGGCCGGGGAGCCGTGGATCGCGGGCTGTCCGCGCTGCCGGGGCCATCTGGTGGAGGTGTGCGAATCCGAGGGGTTCACGCCGCGGATCGACTTCGCGACGGACGACTATCCGACGGTCATCGGCCTGGTCGGGGCCGGGCTGGGGGTCGCGGTGCTGCCCGAGCTGGCGCTGGAGTCCGTACGGGCCAAGGGTGCCACGACGCTGGAGGTCGAACCTGCGGTGCGCCGGGAAGTGGTGGCGCTGACCCTGCCCGACCTCGCCCGCGTCCCGGCGGTGGCGGCGACGCTGGACCGGCTGGAGCAGGCGGCCCGCAGATGA
- a CDS encoding WhiB family transcriptional regulator has product MADFSRLPGPNADLWDWQLLAACRGVDSSLFFHPEGERGAARSAREMSAKEVCMRCPVRAQCAAHALAVREPYGVWGGLTEDEREELMGRARHRAVAGTGAPGS; this is encoded by the coding sequence ATGGCAGATTTCTCCCGTCTTCCCGGCCCGAATGCCGACCTGTGGGACTGGCAGCTCCTGGCCGCGTGTCGCGGGGTCGACAGCTCGCTCTTCTTCCACCCGGAGGGGGAGCGCGGCGCTGCCCGCAGCGCACGCGAGATGTCGGCGAAAGAGGTGTGCATGCGCTGCCCGGTACGAGCGCAGTGCGCCGCGCACGCCCTCGCCGTACGCGAGCCTTACGGAGTGTGGGGCGGACTGACCGAGGACGAGCGCGAGGAGCTCATGGGGCGGGCACGCCACCGAGCGGTCGCCGGCACCGGGGCCCCCGGATCCTGA
- a CDS encoding response regulator transcription factor produces MTSVLVCDDSPLAREALRRAVATVPGVERVTTAANGEEVLRRWGADRSDLILMDVRMPGLGGVETVRRLLSADPGARIIMLTVAEDLDGVALAVAAGARGYLHKDASRAELRATVTQALADPTWRLAPRRLRSAEMGAAPTLTAREIQVLEGMSHGRSNAEIGRELFLSEDTVKTHARRLFKKLGASDRAHAVALGFRWGLVR; encoded by the coding sequence ATGACATCCGTCCTCGTCTGCGACGACTCCCCGCTTGCCCGAGAGGCGCTGCGCCGTGCGGTGGCGACCGTGCCCGGCGTCGAGCGTGTGACGACGGCGGCCAACGGCGAGGAAGTCCTCCGCCGCTGGGGCGCCGACCGCTCGGATCTGATTCTGATGGACGTACGGATGCCCGGTCTCGGCGGGGTCGAGACCGTGCGGCGGCTGCTCTCCGCCGACCCGGGCGCCCGGATCATCATGCTCACGGTCGCCGAGGACCTCGACGGCGTCGCGCTGGCCGTGGCCGCCGGCGCCCGTGGCTATCTGCACAAGGACGCCTCGCGCGCCGAGCTGCGCGCCACCGTGACACAGGCGCTCGCCGACCCCACCTGGCGGCTGGCCCCGCGCCGGTTGCGCTCGGCCGAGATGGGCGCCGCGCCCACCCTCACCGCGCGGGAGATCCAGGTGCTCGAGGGCATGAGCCACGGCCGCTCCAATGCGGAGATCGGCCGTGAGCTGTTCCTGTCCGAGGACACGGTCAAGACGCATGCACGCCGGCTGTTCAAGAAGCTCGGCGCGTCCGACCGGGCCCATGCGGTGGCCCTCGGGTTCCGCTGGGGTCTGGTCCGCTGA
- a CDS encoding sigma-70 family RNA polymerase sigma factor: MPRDDENPGAAKGAPGGTGPIGALVGRAVEGDEQATHDLLALVHPLALRYCRTRLSRLPGDARHFVDDLAQEVCLAVLCALPRYRDTGKPFEAFVVAIASHKVADLQRAAMRHPGSTAVPSDEMPEQPDDSLGPEERALLSSDAEWAKKLLANLPEHQRELVLLRVAVGLTAEETGQMLGMSPGAVRVAQHRALSRLRALAEQ, translated from the coding sequence ATGCCGCGCGACGACGAGAACCCAGGAGCCGCCAAGGGCGCTCCCGGGGGCACGGGGCCGATCGGCGCCCTCGTCGGGCGCGCCGTCGAAGGGGACGAGCAGGCCACTCATGACCTGCTGGCCCTGGTCCATCCGCTGGCCCTGCGGTACTGCCGCACGAGGCTGTCCCGACTTCCGGGTGATGCCCGCCACTTCGTGGACGACCTGGCGCAGGAGGTCTGTCTCGCGGTGCTGTGCGCGCTGCCGCGCTACCGCGACACCGGAAAGCCCTTCGAGGCGTTCGTCGTGGCCATCGCCTCCCATAAGGTCGCCGATCTGCAGCGGGCCGCCATGCGCCACCCGGGCTCCACGGCCGTCCCCTCGGACGAGATGCCGGAGCAGCCGGACGATTCGCTGGGGCCCGAGGAGCGGGCGCTGCTCAGCAGCGACGCGGAATGGGCCAAGAAGCTCCTGGCCAACCTCCCGGAGCACCAGCGCGAGCTGGTGCTGCTGAGGGTCGCGGTCGGGCTGACGGCGGAGGAGACCGGGCAGATGCTCGGCATGTCCCCCGGAGCGGTGCGGGTCGCCCAGCACCGGGCCCTGAGCAGGCTGCGCGCGCTCGCCGAGCAGTGA